From one Phycodurus eques isolate BA_2022a chromosome 6, UOR_Pequ_1.1, whole genome shotgun sequence genomic stretch:
- the prokr1a gene encoding prokineticin receptor 1a, giving the protein MNNSSWSLVSDLVDYDVVDYEVSPEDIPDATRGPAFLAASVVIAASLVSIMAVCGVGNCAFVIGLLRYRRGRGLTDLLMANLAVSDTLVAVICCPLLLDYYVSSRLSWRHGLVACAAVNYLRTLSLHVSTNALLAIAVDRYAAIVHPMGPGLPPRTWYFVLVAVWGVPALISIPSATMSSEIEYPHGTGGAPKAFCAQIWPVDQRVLYRSYFLLVLVLEFLVPVFVMAACYARISKELWFNKVPGFQTLQIRKRLRKRRRTVLVLILVLLAYVLCWTPYYGFSLLRDFYPTVISKDRNALAVFYVMECVAMSNGVINTLCFISVRHKARSTTKSKRFIPPPLVYFVARKSTSDEARTSSLRVTEELGGASTK; this is encoded by the exons ATGAACAACAGCAGTTGGTCTCTGGTCTCCGACTTGGTGGACTACGACGTGGTGGACTACGAGGTGTCTCCGGAGGACATTCCAGACGCCACGCGCGGCCCCGCCTTCCTGGCGGCGAGCGTGGTGATCGCGGCATCGCTCGTCAGCATCATGGCGGTGTGCGGCGTGGGAAATTGCGCCTTCGTCATCGGTCTTCTTCGCTACAGGAGGGGTCGCGGCCTGACCGACCTCCTGATGGCCAACCTTGCTGTGTCCGACACCCTGGTGGCGGTCATCTGCTGCCCCCTGCTGTTGGACTACTACGTGAGCAGTCGGCTGTCGTGGCGTCACGGATTGGTCGCTTGTGCAGCCGTCAACTACCTAAGAACGCTGTCGCTACACGTGTCCACCAACGCGCTGCTCGCCATCGCCGTAGACAG GTACGCGGCAATCGTGCACCCCATGGGTCCTGGCCTGCCCCCCCGTACATGGTATTTTGTGCTGGTGGCAGTGTGGGGGGTTCCAGCTCTGATCTCCATCCCATCGGCCACAATGTCTTCAGAGATCGAGTACCCCCACGGGACAGGCGGCGCCCCTAAAGCCTTCTGTGCTCAGATCTGGCCCGTGGACCAGCGAGTCTTGTACCGATCCTACTTCCTGCTGGTCTTGGTTCTGGAATTCTTGGTCCCGGTGTTCGTGATGGCGGCCTGCTACGCTCGTATCTCCAAGGAGCTTTGGTTCAACAAGGTTCCGGGTTTCCAGACTTTGCAGATCCGCAAGCGTCTGCGTAAGCGTCGGCGGACGGTCCTGGTCCTGATCCTGGTCCTGCTGGCCTACGTTCTCTGCTGGACGCCCTACTATGGATTCTCCCTGCTCAGGGATTTCTACCCTACCGTCATCTCCAAGGACAGGAACGCCCTGGCGGTGTTCTACGTCATGGAGTGTGTGGCCATGAGTAATGGTGTCATCAACACACTTTGCTTCATCAGCGTCAGACACAAAGCCAGGAGCACCACAAAGTCCAAACGGTTCATTCCGCCCCCGCTGGTCTACTTTGTGGCCCGCAAGTCCACAAGTGATGAGGCCCGAACCTCATCACTCAGGGTCACAGAGGAGCTGGGAGGAGCAAGCACTAAGTAG